The window GCGGTCGAGGATGCCGAGGAACTTCTCGGAGCGGTACGAGCGGCGCATCGAGCGGAGGATGCGGTCGGAGCCCGACTGCAGCGGCATGTGCAGCTGCGGCATGACGTTCGGGGTCTCCGCCATGGCGTCGATGACGTCGTCGGTGAAGGCCGCCGGGTGCGGACTGGTGAAGCGGATGCGCTCCAGGCCCTCGATCTGACCGGCGGCGCGGAGCAGCTTGCTGAACGCCTGACGGTCGCCGAACTCCACGCCATAGGAGTTGACGTTCTGCCCGAGCAGCGTCACCTCGATGGCGCCGTCGTCGACGAGCGCCTGGATCTCGGCGAGGATGTCGCCCGGGCGGCGGTCCTTCTCCTTGCCGCGCAGCGACGGGACGATGCAGAACGTACACGTGTTGTTGCACCCGACGGAGATCGAGACCCATCCGGAGTAGGAGGAGTCGCGCTTGGTCGGCAGGGTGGACGGGAACGTCTCGAGCGATTCGAGGATCTCGATCTCCGCGGCGTCGTTGTGCCGGGCGCGCTCAAGGAGGCTGGGCAGCGAGCCCATGTTGTGGGTGCCGAAGACGACGTCGACCCAGGGCGCCTTCTCGAGGATGACGTTCTTGTCCTTCTGGGCGAGGCACCCGCCGACGGCGATCTGCATCCCCTCGTGCCGCCGCTTCACGTTGGCGAGGTGGCCGAGGTTGCCGTAGAGCTTGTTGTCGGCGTTCTCGCGGACGGCGCACGTGTTGATGACCACGATGTCGGCCTCGTCGCCGTTCGCGGGGACGTAGCCGGCCGCTTCGAGGGACCCGCTGAGCCGCTCGGAGTCGTGCACGTTCATCTGGCAGCCGAACGTGCGCACCTCGTACGTGCGCGCTCGGCCGTCGGGCCGGACCGCCGCCTCGGAGGGCTCGATGACGCTGCGCTGTTCGACGATGCTCATGATGGCGACCAGTCTACGTTTTCGAGGTCGCGCGCGACGACATGATCGGCGCCTACGTGGCGCACCCGCCCGGCTGTGCCTGACAGGATGCACCCGGCCGGATGCGCCCCGCCGGCGGCGGCTACTGGAAGCGCACGCCCGATCCCCCACGCGACCGTCGCCCCGCGAAGGCGGCGTCCATGGCCTGTCGAACCACGTCGGAGGCGTAGCCCTTGCGCGCGAGGAACCCGTGCAGCCGCCGCCGCGCCGTCTCGTCGTCATACGAGGAGAGCTGCCCGATGCGCTTGATCGCGAGTTCCGTCGCCCGCTCGAGTTCGTCATCCTGGCCAATGTCGGCCAGCGCCGCCTCGATGAGCTCGGGATCGATGTGCCGGCGCTTCAGCTCCTGCTCGATCGCCGTCCGGCCCAGCCCCTTACGGCTGTGTTGCGTGAAGGCGAGCGAGACGGCGAGGGATGCGTCGTCGATCACGCCCATCGCCTCCAGCCGGTCGAGTTCGGGACCGTACACCTCGGGCGCGATCTCGCGCCGGGTGAGCACCTGCTCGAGCTCCCAGCGCGACATGCCGCGCCGAGCCAGCTGCCGGATGGCGAGACCCGTCGTCTTGCGGGTCTGACGCTCCGTCTCCTCGTCGATCTCCTCGACCACGGGCGCGGGCGCCTGCGGCTCCGCGCCCCACGTGTTGTTCCACCCTCCGGCTCCGGCGCCGCTCGGCTCGCGGGAGCCGCTGGAACCGCCGTTCGCCGGCGTCGGAAACTCCACCGGCTCGGCGACCGGCGAATCCCCGCGAGCACGGGCACTCCTCCGCGACGGGTGGTCATCACCCGAACGCCGCCGTGAGGAGTCCGCGCCGGCGCTCGGGCGACGCAGCGGGGTGACCGGAGCCAGACGCTCCGTCTCCTCAGCTGCGTCACCCGCGCCGGCCGCCCCCTCGCGGGACGATCCGTGCGCCAAGTCTTCGCCTGTTCCGCCGTCGGGCGACGACGGGAATCTCACGACCACGCGAGGCTCCTCCGGGAGGTGTCGGGCACCGTCAGGCGCCCTTACGGGCCTGCAGCTTGTCTTCGATCGATCCGACGTTCGACGGGGCCTCGGCCACCGCGTTCGGGTCGGCGACGATACCGAGCTTGATCTTGATCTTCTGCTCGATCTCGGCGGCGATGTCCGGGTTGGCGATCAGGAAGTTGCGCGAGTTCTCCTTGCCCTGACCGAGCTGGTCGCCCTCGTAGGTGTACCAGGCACCCGACTTCTTGACGATCGTGTGCTCGACACCGAAGTCGAGGAGGCTGCCCTCGCGGGAGATGCCGACGCCGTACAGGATGTCGAACTCGGCCTGCTTGAAGGGCGGCGCCATCTTGTTCTTGACGACCTTGACGCGCGTGCGGTTTCCGACCGCGTCGGTGCCGTCTTTCAGCGTCTCGATGCGACGGATGTCGAGTCGCACGGAGGCGTAGAACTTGAGCGCCTTACCGCCGGCCGTGGTCTCGGGGCTGCCGAAGAACACGCCGACCTTCTCACGCAGCTGGTTGATGAAGATCATCGTGGTGTTCGTCTGGCTGAGCGCACCGGTCAGCTTGCGGAGCGCCTGCGACATGAGGCGGGCCTGCAGACCGACGTGCGAGTCGCCCATCTCGCCCTCGATCTCGGCGCGCGGCACGAGGGCGGCGACGGAGTCGATGACGATGAGGTCGATGGAGCCGGAGCGGACGAGCATGTCGGCGATCTCGAGCGCCTGCTCACCCGTGTCGGGCTGGGAGACCAGCAGGGCGTCGATGTCGACGCCGAGCTTGCGGGCGTACTCGGGGTCGAGCGCGTGCTCCGCGTCGATGAAGGCGGCGATGCCACCGGCCCGCTGGGCGTTGGCGATCGCGTGGAGGGTCAGGGTCGTCTTACCGGACGACTCCGGACCGTAGATCTCGACGATGCGGCCGCGCGGGAGGCCGCCGATGCCGAGCGCGACGTCGAGGGCGATCGATCCGGTGGGGACGACCTCGACGGGGGCGCGCTCGTCGCTGCCCAGTCGCATGACGGAGCCCTTGCCGAACTGACGGTCGATCTGCGCGAGGGCTGTCTCCAGGGCCTTCTCGCGGTCTGCGGGTGATGGCATTTGCGGTTCTCCTTCGTGGGCTTCGCTACGGTTCGACTCTAGGAGTGACGTCCGACACTGAAGCGAGGGACGCGCGATCTGTGGACAACCGGTTTTCGACTGCCGTTGTGAAGAAGTGTAGCCAGTTCCGAACATATCTTCGAGAGAGCGGAACCGGCGTGTCGCAGGCCGGGATCAGCGCTTGGGCGCGGGCTTCCCGGCGCCGTACCAGCGCGACTGGGGTACGCCGGTCTCTTTGCACAGCGCGATCCAGACCTCCCGCGGGGACAGTCCCGCGGCGATGGCCTCGTTGGCCGTGCGACCCCCGAGCTCGCCGAGTACGAGGTCGGTCAGCAGCGTCTGACCGTAGGAGCTGCCGAACTCGTCCGAGACGGCGCGCTGGAACTCACTGAGCTTCATGGGTCCTTACTTCGGGTAAGAAGACGAAGGGGGAAAACGAAGGACGCCCCGCGCTGGGCGGGGCGTCCTCGAGTCTGTTCGGAATCAGCGGGCGACCAGGTCCGTGTCCATCGCCTGGACGAACTCGTCCGGAACCGTGTCCGGGATCACCGGCTCGAGGCCCTCGAGAACCGCGATGCGGTCCCCGACCTCGCGCATGATGACCGAGACCGGCGTCTCCAGCGCGTCTGCGACGGAGGCGAGGATCTCACTCGACGCCTCCTTCTGTCCGCGCTCGACCTCGCTGAGGTATCCGAGCGCGACGCTCGCCTTGCTCGCGACCTGACGGAGCGTACGACCCTTTTGCAGGCGGAAGTCCCTGAGCACGTCGCCGATTTCCTGACGTACAAGAATCATTCGGAGCCTCCCTCTCTATCCCTGCCGACGTATCGATGGGATACGAATGTACCGCATCCCTGAGCTTCACGATATCGAGGGCTACTGGGCTTTTCTTGTGAATGCAGCAGGTGTAACGAGACCGAAACACCGCGTATTCCCGCGGTAATACGCCATCTTCAACCAGCCGTTATGCCGAGCTCGTCCGCGAGCGCCGCGACCGCGTCCCGAACGGTCCGGCGGCGGATGGCGTCGCGGTCCCCCGAGAGCTCGAGCGCCACCGCGCGCGTCCCGGTCGACGACGAGACGCCGACGAACACAGTCCCGACCGGCCGCCCGCCCTGCGGGTCCGGGCCGGCCACGCCCGTCGTCGAGACGCCGAGGTCGGCGGGACGACCGCCGACGGCCAGCCGCCCCCGCACCCCGGCCGCCAGCTGGCGCGCCACCTCCGGGTGCACCGGGCCCTCCGCATCGAGCAGGGCACCGTCCACCCCCAGCAGCGTGTGCTTCAGCTCGGTCGCGTAGACCACCGCTCCCCCGAGCACCACGGCGGACGCACCGGGCACGCTGGTGAGCTCCGCCGTCAGCAGCCCCCCGGTCAGCGACTCCGCCACCGCCACGCTCAGCCCGCGGTCGATGAGGGCGCGGACGACGGCGACCGTGGACGCGGTGCCGTCAGGCGAGGGCACGCTTCGCCCTCCGGCCCTTCCACGCCTGCCAGAGGTAGTCGAATCCGGTCCAGACGGTAAGGATGACAGCGGCCGTCATGAGGACACCGTCAACCCAGTAGATCCAGTCGCCGAAGACCGTCCAGAGCGGCACCAGCGCGAACGAGATCGCCACGGACTGCACGATG is drawn from Leifsonia shinshuensis and contains these coding sequences:
- the recA gene encoding recombinase RecA — its product is MPSPADREKALETALAQIDRQFGKGSVMRLGSDERAPVEVVPTGSIALDVALGIGGLPRGRIVEIYGPESSGKTTLTLHAIANAQRAGGIAAFIDAEHALDPEYARKLGVDIDALLVSQPDTGEQALEIADMLVRSGSIDLIVIDSVAALVPRAEIEGEMGDSHVGLQARLMSQALRKLTGALSQTNTTMIFINQLREKVGVFFGSPETTAGGKALKFYASVRLDIRRIETLKDGTDAVGNRTRVKVVKNKMAPPFKQAEFDILYGVGISREGSLLDFGVEHTIVKKSGAWYTYEGDQLGQGKENSRNFLIANPDIAAEIEQKIKIKLGIVADPNAVAEAPSNVGSIEDKLQARKGA
- a CDS encoding nicotinamide-nucleotide amidohydrolase family protein is translated as MPSPDGTASTVAVVRALIDRGLSVAVAESLTGGLLTAELTSVPGASAVVLGGAVVYATELKHTLLGVDGALLDAEGPVHPEVARQLAAGVRGRLAVGGRPADLGVSTTGVAGPDPQGGRPVGTVFVGVSSSTGTRAVALELSGDRDAIRRRTVRDAVAALADELGITAG
- a CDS encoding DUF3046 domain-containing protein; this encodes MKLSEFQRAVSDEFGSSYGQTLLTDLVLGELGGRTANEAIAAGLSPREVWIALCKETGVPQSRWYGAGKPAPKR
- a CDS encoding regulatory protein RecX, with protein sequence MEFPTPANGGSSGSREPSGAGAGGWNNTWGAEPQAPAPVVEEIDEETERQTRKTTGLAIRQLARRGMSRWELEQVLTRREIAPEVYGPELDRLEAMGVIDDASLAVSLAFTQHSRKGLGRTAIEQELKRRHIDPELIEAALADIGQDDELERATELAIKRIGQLSSYDDETARRRLHGFLARKGYASDVVRQAMDAAFAGRRSRGGSGVRFQ
- the miaB gene encoding tRNA (N6-isopentenyl adenosine(37)-C2)-methylthiotransferase MiaB, yielding MSIVEQRSVIEPSEAAVRPDGRARTYEVRTFGCQMNVHDSERLSGSLEAAGYVPANGDEADIVVINTCAVRENADNKLYGNLGHLANVKRRHEGMQIAVGGCLAQKDKNVILEKAPWVDVVFGTHNMGSLPSLLERARHNDAAEIEILESLETFPSTLPTKRDSSYSGWVSISVGCNNTCTFCIVPSLRGKEKDRRPGDILAEIQALVDDGAIEVTLLGQNVNSYGVEFGDRQAFSKLLRAAGQIEGLERIRFTSPHPAAFTDDVIDAMAETPNVMPQLHMPLQSGSDRILRSMRRSYRSEKFLGILDRVRAKLPDAAISTDIIVGFPGETEEDFQETLRVVEAARFASAFTFQYSIRPGTPAATMADQVPKEIVQDRYDRLIALQERISLEENQALIGREVELLVANGEGRKDADTHRLSGRARDSRLVHFEAPAGSDVPRPGDVVTVRVTQAAPHYLIADSSDGAPLRIRRTRAGEAWDRAEAESCAVPSHGSAGAASGGRVSLGLPELRVGLPAPLTLTPRTREPLTSPGVGTMPIYDPTDGQR
- a CDS encoding helix-turn-helix transcriptional regulator: MILVRQEIGDVLRDFRLQKGRTLRQVASKASVALGYLSEVERGQKEASSEILASVADALETPVSVIMREVGDRIAVLEGLEPVIPDTVPDEFVQAMDTDLVAR